A region of Flocculibacter collagenilyticus DNA encodes the following proteins:
- a CDS encoding tRNA(Met) cytidine acetyltransferase TmcA: MNTIVTSYLDKLNQYGYRGIMWLKGEVALINVKLTELFHQHLPNIDVALLADKDDVNFTCSCTVQKFPIKKAKQLLGTEYDVVIYNGFDGLSPNALGIISGCVRAGGLFIILSPDNDTWLQHIDHQNNALCVYPYKIDEITQHFKQRFIDVSSDCTETDAVKTSSQSHAKARLFSDSYLLAASHINTTTELVDERFKTADQLDAYTAIKQVVTGHRNRPLVIKADRGRGKSSVLGITAAELLLSKLSHIAVVAPSISAVKPLFEQASQYLLNAPWSGAASITLLTEGGEQRTLTFIPPDQIEQQLNHYQLVLVDEAAAIPTPILTAMLSGHSRLVFSTTIHGYEGTGRGFDVRFKQVLNKLTPDWRQVTMSAPIRWRQGCPLERWTNQLLLLAPRKHTHALSQTNVEPDAIKFDLITATTLSNDDELLQQVFELLVLAHYQTTPQDLKYLLDAPNLDVHIATVSQQVVAVTLVSKEGELPTQLTEEISQGVRRPQGHLMAQTLINHCGIPQSASLKIARVVRIAVEPNVQECGIGSDFLNYLKQYYINAQFHLLSTSFGASTSLLRFWYKAGYLPIRCGYKRDAASGEHSIALLLPLDDEGNTIAAIAYQRFCASFPIQLSTVFADLDAALVCELFSAAFAKKADRLNVTTSQATTAPSRITPRIHNSLDEYEITTLHAYAHFNKDYFSVEVVLKHYVIKQLVSGVLSTYYSNDQLNNQVNDSHLLIMRVLQNKALAECCTHLGLSGKKQLEQQMRTVVSKLLSNDEVV, encoded by the coding sequence GTGAATACAATTGTAACGTCTTACTTAGATAAGCTAAATCAATATGGCTACAGGGGCATTATGTGGCTTAAAGGAGAGGTGGCGTTAATCAACGTAAAATTGACCGAGTTGTTTCATCAACATTTGCCTAACATTGATGTTGCACTGCTGGCCGATAAGGACGACGTTAACTTTACCTGCTCGTGCACTGTGCAGAAATTTCCGATTAAAAAAGCTAAGCAGTTATTAGGCACTGAGTATGATGTAGTCATTTACAATGGATTTGATGGTTTAAGTCCAAATGCGCTAGGCATCATATCTGGCTGTGTTCGTGCTGGTGGCCTTTTCATTATACTGAGTCCTGACAATGACACGTGGTTGCAACATATCGATCATCAAAACAATGCACTGTGTGTGTATCCATATAAAATTGATGAAATAACGCAGCATTTTAAACAGCGTTTTATCGATGTCTCTAGTGATTGTACTGAAACTGATGCAGTTAAAACATCAAGTCAATCTCACGCAAAGGCTCGTTTATTTAGTGACAGTTATTTACTCGCAGCATCGCACATCAACACCACCACTGAGCTTGTCGATGAGCGATTTAAAACGGCAGATCAATTAGACGCATATACTGCGATTAAGCAGGTGGTCACGGGACACCGTAATAGACCGTTAGTGATTAAAGCTGACCGAGGTCGAGGTAAAAGCAGTGTACTAGGTATTACCGCGGCTGAATTATTACTGTCTAAATTGTCACATATTGCGGTAGTGGCACCTTCTATTTCTGCGGTAAAACCGTTATTTGAGCAAGCAAGCCAGTATTTGCTAAACGCGCCGTGGAGCGGTGCTGCCTCTATCACGCTGCTTACAGAAGGTGGTGAACAGAGAACTCTTACCTTTATTCCACCCGATCAAATAGAGCAGCAACTTAATCATTACCAATTAGTACTTGTGGATGAAGCTGCTGCCATTCCAACGCCTATTTTGACGGCTATGTTATCAGGACACTCTCGTCTTGTGTTTTCCACCACGATTCATGGCTATGAAGGGACGGGTAGAGGCTTTGATGTTAGATTCAAACAAGTGTTGAATAAGTTAACACCAGATTGGCGACAAGTCACAATGAGTGCACCAATTCGCTGGCGGCAAGGCTGCCCGTTAGAGCGTTGGACTAATCAACTCTTGTTACTCGCACCGCGCAAACATACACATGCGCTGAGTCAGACGAATGTAGAGCCAGATGCGATAAAGTTTGACTTAATAACTGCAACAACCCTAAGCAATGACGATGAGTTATTGCAGCAAGTATTTGAACTACTGGTATTAGCGCATTATCAAACGACACCGCAAGATTTAAAATATTTACTTGATGCACCAAATTTAGACGTACATATTGCAACAGTTTCACAGCAGGTTGTTGCGGTTACGTTAGTATCTAAGGAAGGAGAGTTACCTACACAGTTAACTGAAGAAATTAGCCAAGGTGTGCGCAGGCCACAAGGGCATTTAATGGCGCAAACATTAATTAATCACTGTGGCATTCCCCAATCTGCCAGCCTAAAGATAGCGCGGGTTGTGCGTATTGCCGTTGAGCCTAATGTACAAGAGTGTGGAATAGGCTCTGACTTTCTTAATTATTTGAAGCAATATTACATCAACGCCCAGTTCCATTTATTATCAACCAGTTTTGGTGCATCGACATCGCTACTCCGCTTTTGGTATAAAGCAGGCTATTTGCCGATTCGTTGTGGTTATAAACGCGATGCAGCCAGTGGCGAACACAGTATTGCGTTATTGCTACCGCTGGACGATGAAGGTAATACCATTGCGGCAATTGCATATCAACGATTTTGCGCGAGTTTTCCCATCCAGTTAAGTACCGTATTTGCTGACTTGGACGCTGCGCTAGTGTGCGAGTTGTTCAGTGCCGCTTTTGCTAAAAAGGCCGACAGGTTAAATGTAACCACCTCGCAAGCTACTACAGCGCCTAGTCGAATAACGCCACGAATACACAATTCGTTAGATGAGTACGAAATTACCACGTTACACGCCTATGCTCATTTTAATAAAGATTATTTCAGTGTTGAGGTTGTGTTAAAGCACTACGTAATAAAGCAGCTAGTGAGTGGTGTATTAAGCACTTATTATTCGAATGACCAATTGAACAACCAAGTGAATGACAGCCATTTACTGATCATGCGAGTATTACAAAATAAAGCCTTAGCTGAATGTTGCACACACCTAGGTTTGAGTGGCAAAAAGCAGCTAGAGCAGCAAATGCGCACGGTGGTTAGCAAGCTGCTCTCTAACGATGAAGTGGTTTAA
- the uvrD gene encoding DNA helicase II, whose translation MDVSHLIEHLNDRQREAVSAPLQSMLVLAGAGSGKTRVLVHRIAWLMQVEQASPFSIMAVTFTNKAAAEMRGRVQTLMGSHVGGMWLGTFHGLAHRFLRTHFQEASLPETFQILDSDDQYRFIRRTLKALNLDEKHYPPKQVQWFINNKKDEGLRPQHIESYDHTEKQMLKVYASYQEACDRAGLIDFAEILLRAHETLLKHPPLLRHYQQRFEHILVDEFQDTNTVQYAWLRLLAGEHGNITIVGDDDQSIYGWRGAKIENIHKFTNDFPNAQTIRLEQNYRSTNTILKAANQLIENNSARMGKELWTDGDAGEPISLYAAYNELDEARFIVNAIEQWSSKGNTLNDVAILYRNNAQSRALEDAIRQANLKYRIYGGQRFYDRQEIKDSLAYLRLITNRNDDAAFERIINTPARGIGERTLATVRDTAKQHGATLWQAALTCINDKLLSGRAANAIQHFIDTITAFEHNIADKLLHEQADSIIRDSGLYAMYQAEKGEKAKTRIENLQELVTACQQFTPSEDTENMTPLQAFLSQAALEAGDDQADEFEDAIQLMTLHSAKGLEFPLVFMAGVEEGMFPSQQSAEEQGRLEEERRLCYVGITRAMQKLYISYAETRRLYGQDKYHRPSRFIREIPDECIEEIRMRAAVTRPSNAGRFAPAASHVAFESTGFNLGQRVLHPKFGEGTVLNYEGSGDSARIQINFDAVGTKWLVTGYARLEAV comes from the coding sequence ATGGACGTTTCTCATCTTATTGAACATTTAAATGACCGCCAGCGTGAAGCGGTATCGGCACCATTGCAAAGCATGTTAGTGCTGGCAGGTGCTGGCAGTGGCAAAACCCGAGTGTTAGTACACCGCATTGCTTGGCTGATGCAAGTCGAGCAAGCGTCACCGTTTAGTATCATGGCTGTTACCTTTACTAATAAGGCGGCTGCTGAAATGCGAGGCAGAGTGCAAACTTTAATGGGCAGTCATGTTGGCGGGATGTGGCTTGGCACATTTCATGGGCTAGCCCATCGATTTTTACGCACACATTTTCAAGAAGCAAGCTTGCCTGAGACGTTTCAAATTTTAGACTCTGACGATCAATATCGCTTTATTCGCCGCACCCTTAAAGCATTAAATTTAGACGAGAAGCATTACCCACCCAAGCAAGTGCAATGGTTTATTAATAATAAAAAAGATGAAGGGCTGCGCCCACAGCACATTGAAAGCTACGATCACACCGAAAAGCAAATGCTAAAAGTGTACGCAAGTTATCAAGAAGCCTGTGACCGTGCTGGTTTAATCGATTTTGCAGAAATTTTGTTACGCGCACACGAAACGCTATTAAAGCATCCACCACTATTGCGCCATTACCAACAACGCTTCGAGCATATTTTGGTAGACGAGTTTCAAGATACTAACACCGTACAATATGCTTGGTTGCGACTGTTAGCCGGAGAACATGGCAACATTACGATAGTTGGAGATGATGATCAGTCAATTTACGGCTGGCGCGGCGCCAAAATAGAAAACATTCACAAGTTCACCAATGACTTTCCTAACGCGCAAACAATACGGCTAGAACAAAACTATCGCTCAACTAATACCATTCTAAAAGCAGCCAACCAACTCATTGAAAATAATAGTGCGCGTATGGGTAAAGAATTATGGACTGATGGCGATGCAGGCGAGCCAATCTCACTATACGCTGCCTACAATGAATTAGACGAAGCAAGGTTTATAGTTAACGCCATTGAGCAATGGTCAAGCAAAGGTAATACATTAAACGATGTCGCCATTTTATATCGTAATAATGCTCAATCGCGGGCACTGGAAGATGCGATCCGTCAGGCCAATCTAAAATACCGCATTTACGGTGGGCAACGCTTCTATGACCGACAAGAAATTAAAGACTCGTTGGCATATTTGCGCCTTATTACAAACCGCAATGATGACGCTGCCTTTGAGCGCATTATCAATACCCCAGCAAGGGGGATTGGTGAACGCACATTGGCAACCGTTCGAGACACCGCTAAACAACATGGGGCAACGCTGTGGCAAGCTGCGTTAACCTGCATTAATGACAAGCTTTTATCTGGCCGAGCAGCGAATGCCATTCAGCACTTTATTGATACGATTACAGCGTTTGAGCATAATATTGCAGACAAGCTCTTACATGAACAGGCAGACAGCATTATTCGTGACAGTGGCTTGTATGCCATGTATCAAGCAGAAAAAGGCGAAAAAGCTAAAACCCGCATAGAAAACTTACAAGAATTAGTCACGGCTTGTCAGCAATTTACGCCCAGTGAAGATACGGAAAATATGACGCCATTACAGGCGTTTCTATCACAAGCTGCACTTGAAGCAGGGGATGATCAGGCCGATGAATTTGAAGATGCGATACAATTAATGACTCTGCATTCTGCCAAAGGGTTAGAGTTTCCATTGGTATTCATGGCAGGTGTTGAAGAAGGCATGTTTCCAAGCCAACAATCGGCGGAAGAACAGGGCCGATTAGAAGAAGAACGGCGCTTATGTTACGTAGGCATTACGCGTGCAATGCAAAAGCTGTATATCAGTTATGCAGAAACACGCCGTTTATATGGGCAGGATAAATACCATCGTCCTTCGCGCTTTATCCGCGAAATCCCTGATGAATGTATTGAAGAAATACGCATGCGTGCAGCCGTCACTAGGCCATCAAATGCAGGTCGATTTGCTCCTGCAGCTAGCCATGTTGCTTTCGAATCAACCGGATTTAATTTAGGGCAACGTGTACTACATCCTAAATTTGGTGAAGGCACGGTATTAAATTATGAAGGAAGTGGCGACAGTGCCCGCATACAAATTAATTTTGATGCGGTGGGCACTAAATGGCTAGTGACAGGATATGCGCGATTAGAAGCCGTATAG
- a CDS encoding PEP-CTERM sorting domain-containing protein — MADHYIPFWDDNNETVANEMMFTAGNLSLSVTAWTGNFDASGNQIEGWSQVVGNDLGVFRDDSGLGVLSSLNDGNDLDAGSSSDFASDPDEGLLFVFSNKVSIFDIFVGDLDSSDDINFSEVSLSALNDITIGNSAIGLTGPQFESEWPFEFNGSFSGSAFMVWVDDSRDDVEILGVATIPEPATIFVIALGLMMIGVRRIA; from the coding sequence ATGGCAGATCATTACATTCCGTTCTGGGATGACAATAATGAAACGGTGGCAAACGAAATGATGTTCACCGCGGGTAATTTATCATTATCTGTAACAGCGTGGACTGGTAACTTTGATGCATCGGGTAATCAAATTGAAGGTTGGAGCCAAGTTGTGGGTAACGATCTTGGTGTGTTTCGTGATGATAGCGGCTTAGGTGTATTGTCATCATTGAATGATGGCAATGATCTGGATGCGGGTTCTTCAAGTGATTTTGCTAGCGATCCTGATGAAGGCTTATTATTTGTTTTTTCAAATAAAGTCAGTATTTTTGATATTTTTGTTGGCGACTTAGATTCAAGCGATGACATTAACTTTTCAGAAGTTAGCTTATCGGCATTAAATGACATCACAATAGGTAATTCAGCAATTGGCCTAACTGGCCCGCAGTTTGAATCAGAGTGGCCATTTGAATTTAATGGCAGCTTTTCAGGTTCTGCATTTATGGTTTGGGTTGATGACTCACGCGACGATGTTGAAATATTGGGTGTTGCAACCATCCCTGAGCCAGCCACTATTTTTGTTATTGCCTTGGGGCTAATGATGATCGGTGTGCGCCGCATTGCATAA
- a CDS encoding NRAMP family divalent metal transporter — MLLTRIFSLLGPGIVWAATSIGVSHIVQSTRAGADFGFALLGFILLAHVIKYPFFLFGPTYASTTGKSLLDGYKDVGNWAFYLFLLLTFITMFFVQAGVTIVTSALALNLFGDLLSLSQWASFILFTVIVILIIGRYALLNRLLKWMMLILAVFSVLAWLAAISRLGFTPASAINTSDMFNTLTAATSIAFIVALMGWMPTSLEVSVWHSLWTLSRKQSGKLIGVTDATLDFKIGYLTSFILAIIFTWLGALLMFGQGVSFANSAAAFASQLVSIYSSALGEWSWSLMAVITFIALFSTTFAVSDGFPQVWKRAYVIHQSNKVTPINHSQEANADRVNVISNRVYVSSLLMLAIGGWWIIYDFTADIKALLDFVTTVSFVSAPIYAWLNYKVITSSKVPLAHQPTGVFKWYTLSSLSLLTIFSGYFLYWRFG; from the coding sequence ATGCTACTTACCCGCATTTTTTCATTGCTTGGCCCCGGTATAGTGTGGGCGGCTACCAGTATTGGCGTATCTCACATTGTGCAATCCACACGCGCTGGTGCTGATTTCGGCTTTGCTTTACTTGGCTTTATTTTATTAGCTCACGTCATTAAGTATCCATTCTTTTTGTTCGGCCCTACTTACGCCAGCACCACTGGAAAAAGCTTACTCGACGGCTATAAAGATGTAGGTAACTGGGCATTCTACCTGTTTTTGCTGCTCACCTTTATTACCATGTTCTTTGTACAAGCGGGCGTTACAATTGTGACGTCTGCACTCGCCCTCAATTTGTTTGGCGACCTCTTGAGTTTATCGCAGTGGGCAAGCTTCATTTTATTTACCGTCATCGTTATCTTAATTATTGGCCGCTACGCCCTACTGAATCGCTTGTTGAAATGGATGATGCTAATACTTGCTGTTTTTAGCGTACTTGCATGGTTAGCGGCTATCTCACGACTGGGCTTTACTCCAGCTAGCGCTATTAATACCAGTGATATGTTTAACACGCTAACTGCCGCAACCAGTATTGCGTTTATTGTTGCATTAATGGGATGGATGCCTACTTCGTTGGAAGTGTCGGTTTGGCATTCGCTATGGACCTTATCACGCAAGCAATCAGGTAAATTAATTGGCGTTACAGATGCCACGCTAGACTTTAAAATTGGCTACTTAACAAGTTTTATACTGGCCATAATTTTTACCTGGCTTGGAGCATTACTGATGTTTGGCCAAGGGGTTTCGTTTGCTAATTCAGCCGCTGCATTTGCTAGCCAATTAGTTAGTATTTATAGTAGCGCCTTAGGTGAATGGAGCTGGAGTTTAATGGCGGTGATCACTTTCATTGCACTATTTTCTACCACGTTTGCCGTGTCTGATGGCTTTCCACAAGTATGGAAGCGTGCCTATGTTATTCATCAGTCGAATAAAGTAACACCGATTAATCATTCGCAAGAGGCCAACGCCGATAGGGTTAATGTAATTAGTAATCGCGTGTATGTATCTAGCTTACTCATGTTAGCAATAGGCGGTTGGTGGATCATTTACGATTTTACTGCGGACATCAAAGCGCTATTAGACTTTGTCACCACAGTGTCATTCGTTAGCGCACCGATTTATGCTTGGCTTAATTACAAAGTGATTACCTCTAGCAAAGTGCCTTTAGCGCACCAGCCAACAGGTGTGTTTAAATGGTATACCTTAAGCAGTCTATCGTTATTAACTATATTTAGTGGTTATTTTTTGTATTGGCGATTTGGCTAA
- a CDS encoding TetR/AcrR family transcriptional regulator, translated as MNANVIEPKQRRSQETQRKLLKALNDCLKDKFFEHISIQELADCAGVSVGTYYRRFKNKEALLPLLYQDFGQDLIAWIDELVEQQFSSLEDAVCAMVEQTKMFLQSRKSVFRTLHLNSRLYPEFITVSTMGTRREEYQRMANILLRFESQMTVNNPHSAANMVIHTLVNGLMDKVLYPELTPAIASELSLDGYAKELPTMLIKYLR; from the coding sequence ATGAATGCAAATGTGATTGAGCCTAAGCAAAGGCGCAGCCAAGAAACGCAACGTAAATTATTAAAAGCCCTTAATGATTGTTTAAAAGATAAATTTTTTGAGCATATCAGCATTCAAGAACTGGCCGACTGTGCCGGCGTATCCGTTGGCACTTATTATCGACGATTCAAAAATAAAGAAGCATTACTGCCTTTACTTTATCAAGACTTTGGGCAAGATCTCATCGCATGGATTGACGAGCTAGTAGAGCAACAATTTAGCTCGTTAGAAGATGCCGTTTGTGCCATGGTGGAACAAACAAAAATGTTTTTGCAAAGCAGAAAAAGCGTATTTAGAACTTTGCACTTAAATTCACGCCTTTATCCTGAATTTATCACAGTATCCACTATGGGCACGCGTCGAGAAGAGTATCAGCGCATGGCGAATATTTTACTTCGCTTTGAATCTCAGATGACGGTAAATAATCCACACAGTGCTGCCAATATGGTGATACATACGTTAGTGAATGGCTTAATGGACAAAGTGCTGTATCCCGAATTAACCCCAGCGATTGCAAGCGAGCTGTCATTAGACGGTTACGCCAAAGAGTTACCTACAATGCTTATCAAATACTTACGTTGA
- a CDS encoding M20 family metallopeptidase, producing MRPQFALIKKPALLLGLFSAISAASVSINTAYANEAHAVPVKSLVKQVESKVIEWRRDIHQHPELSNREFRTAKKVAEHLTQLGLEVETEIAHTGVVGLLKGKHPGPTVLLRADMDALPVTEQTDVPFKSTKTTTYRGVESGVMHACGHDTHVAMLMGAASVLADLKDQLAGNVVFVFQPAEEGAPVGEEGGAELMLKEGLLKKYPADVAFGLHITSMLPTGIIGYRSGPLMASADRFEINVKGVQSHGSRPWSGVDPIVVASQIVTASQTIISRQINITKEPAVLSFGKIAGGVRSNIIPDNVELVGTIRNFDMDNRQQIFKRLKHTAEHIAKASGATAQVDIFENYPVTINNPALTAQMLPSLKRVAGNDNVKEIPKITGAEDFSFIANTIPGLYFFLGATPHNQDLTTVPSNHSPFFYVDESALKVGTASYIQLTLDYLSSAK from the coding sequence ATGCGCCCCCAATTTGCCTTGATAAAAAAGCCTGCATTACTGCTTGGTCTGTTCAGCGCTATTTCAGCTGCAAGTGTGTCTATTAATACGGCGTATGCCAACGAAGCACACGCGGTACCGGTAAAGTCGCTTGTAAAACAGGTTGAATCAAAAGTCATTGAGTGGCGTCGCGATATACATCAGCACCCCGAATTAAGTAACCGGGAATTTAGAACCGCTAAAAAAGTCGCTGAGCACCTTACGCAGTTAGGATTAGAAGTTGAAACTGAAATCGCTCATACTGGCGTTGTAGGTTTATTGAAGGGTAAGCACCCCGGGCCAACCGTTTTATTACGTGCTGATATGGATGCCCTTCCTGTCACAGAGCAAACCGATGTGCCATTCAAGTCAACCAAAACAACAACCTATCGCGGTGTTGAGTCTGGTGTAATGCATGCTTGCGGTCATGACACACACGTTGCCATGTTAATGGGTGCAGCATCAGTATTAGCCGATCTCAAAGATCAACTTGCCGGTAATGTTGTATTTGTTTTTCAACCTGCAGAAGAAGGCGCACCTGTTGGTGAAGAAGGGGGTGCCGAGTTAATGCTAAAAGAAGGCTTACTGAAGAAGTATCCTGCTGATGTCGCGTTCGGTTTACATATTACCTCTATGCTACCTACCGGCATCATTGGTTACCGAAGTGGCCCACTCATGGCCAGCGCCGATCGTTTTGAAATCAACGTAAAAGGAGTGCAATCTCACGGTTCTCGCCCATGGAGCGGTGTTGACCCAATTGTGGTTGCCTCTCAAATTGTGACTGCATCGCAAACGATTATTAGTCGACAAATTAACATTACTAAAGAACCTGCTGTTTTATCTTTTGGTAAAATTGCTGGCGGTGTCAGAAGCAATATTATTCCGGATAATGTAGAACTGGTTGGCACCATTCGTAATTTTGACATGGATAATCGCCAACAAATTTTTAAACGTTTAAAACACACTGCTGAACATATAGCGAAAGCATCTGGCGCGACGGCTCAAGTCGACATTTTTGAAAATTACCCAGTCACCATTAATAACCCAGCGCTGACCGCACAAATGTTACCTAGCCTTAAGCGAGTTGCGGGTAATGACAATGTAAAAGAAATTCCTAAAATTACCGGTGCAGAAGACTTCTCGTTTATTGCAAACACAATACCTGGTTTATATTTCTTTTTAGGCGCAACCCCGCATAACCAAGATTTAACGACAGTGCCCAGTAACCATTCGCCATTTTTCTATGTGGATGAGTCTGCACTTAAAGTAGGTACCGCTTCTTATATTCAACTCACACTTGATTATCTTTCCAGCGCAAAATAA
- the gppA gene encoding guanosine-5'-triphosphate,3'-diphosphate diphosphatase, translating into MEKKSTQPLQKDVYVVIDLGSNSFHMMMVKVVSGSVQVISRIKRKVRLAAGLNEADDLSQEAMERGWECLSLFAERLQDIPSSNIRIVGTATMRLANNADVFSRRARDILGHSINIISGDEEAKTIYLGATHTTSSAGKSLVVDIGGASTEIIIGDGLQVHHATSLNMGCVTFFEHYFRDNHLSEKNFAAAITAAEHQLEIITDKYLALGWQSTLGASGTIQALQEIMIVQGMDEVITLAKLKQIMNQAIECDHMGNLNIEGLSQERRQVFPSGLAILIAIFNTLKITGMTLSGGALREGLLYSMLPELESVDIRQRTVESLITRYHIDRSHAQRVAEQAVRLATQIKDRWQLSEFEGLDMLHSAAMLHETGLLIEYKNNHHHGAYVLSHSDLPGFSAAQKKLITALVYNCREDIEASRLQHQTTSSVTLATRLCRLLRLAIILSMRRNDEALPKAMISTEGERLSLHLPQGWLAAHPLMRSELEAEVGYQQTQGWPLTIIY; encoded by the coding sequence ATGGAAAAAAAGAGCACGCAACCGCTTCAAAAAGATGTTTATGTTGTTATTGATTTAGGCTCTAACAGCTTTCACATGATGATGGTGAAGGTGGTGAGTGGCAGCGTGCAAGTAATTAGCCGTATTAAACGTAAGGTACGGCTGGCTGCTGGGCTAAATGAAGCTGACGATTTATCACAAGAAGCCATGGAACGAGGTTGGGAATGTTTATCGTTATTTGCTGAACGATTACAAGACATTCCTAGTAGTAACATTCGTATTGTAGGTACCGCAACCATGCGCCTAGCCAATAATGCGGATGTATTTAGCCGCCGCGCTCGCGACATTCTGGGCCATTCCATTAATATTATTTCTGGCGATGAAGAAGCAAAAACCATTTATTTAGGGGCTACGCATACAACCTCAAGTGCGGGAAAAAGTCTCGTCGTGGATATCGGTGGCGCTAGTACCGAAATTATCATTGGTGACGGACTGCAAGTCCATCATGCCACTAGCTTAAATATGGGCTGCGTGACGTTTTTTGAGCATTATTTTCGCGATAACCACCTCTCTGAAAAAAATTTTGCTGCCGCCATTACTGCAGCTGAACATCAGTTAGAGATTATTACTGACAAATACCTTGCGCTTGGCTGGCAGTCTACTTTAGGCGCAAGTGGCACAATTCAAGCTTTACAAGAAATCATGATTGTGCAAGGCATGGATGAGGTCATCACGCTTGCTAAGCTAAAACAAATCATGAACCAAGCAATTGAATGCGATCATATGGGTAACCTCAATATTGAGGGGTTAAGCCAAGAGCGCAGGCAAGTATTTCCTAGCGGTTTAGCCATATTAATTGCTATTTTCAATACATTGAAGATTACCGGCATGACTCTATCAGGTGGCGCACTGCGTGAAGGCTTGTTATACAGCATGCTACCAGAGCTTGAAAGTGTTGATATTCGCCAGCGAACGGTTGAGAGTTTAATTACGCGCTACCACATCGACCGCTCCCACGCACAACGCGTGGCAGAGCAAGCGGTTAGACTAGCGACACAAATAAAAGATCGTTGGCAACTCAGTGAGTTTGAAGGGTTAGACATGCTTCATTCAGCGGCCATGCTACATGAAACAGGGTTACTGATAGAATATAAAAATAACCATCACCATGGTGCATATGTGTTATCCCATTCTGATTTGCCAGGCTTTAGTGCCGCGCAAAAGAAACTGATCACCGCATTAGTTTACAACTGTCGCGAAGATATAGAAGCTAGCCGATTACAACATCAAACTACCTCTTCAGTAACGCTTGCCACTCGCCTATGCCGATTACTCAGGCTCGCCATTATTTTATCCATGCGCCGAAACGATGAGGCGTTGCCAAAAGCAATGATCTCTACTGAGGGAGAGAGACTGAGCTTACACTTGCCCCAAGGTTGGCTGGCCGCTCATCCATTAATGCGTTCAGAATTAGAAGCAGAAGTGGGATACCAACAAACTCAAGGTTGGCCGCTAACTATTATCTACTAA